The following is a genomic window from Caproiciproducens sp. CPB-2.
TCGAACAGATTAAGGCAGGCGGCATCAAGCCGGAGTTTGTTATCATCTCCGGCTACAGCGAATTCGAGTATGCCCGGCAGGCGGTAAAGCTTGGCGTCCGCGATTTCCTGATTAAGCCGATTGACGACGACGATCTGGACGCCGCGCTGAAAAGCACCTGTGAAGCGGTGCACGATAAGCAGCGCATCCACAAAATACAGGATAAAATGAACGATATTTCGGACAGCCGCGTCATGCTGTTTAAGGAATACCTGCTGGATGAAAAAAAGGATAACGACTATGTTGCTCTGGCTGTCAAGCATATCAGTGCCAACTACCAGAAGGACATCAGCGTGAAGAGCGTCGCGGACAGCCTTTTTATCAGCGAAAGCTACCTGAGCCGCCTTTTTAAAAATACGGTAGGGCAGACCTTCGGGGATTATCTGACCTATTACCGCATCAAAAAAGCCTGTGAGCTGCTGAAGAAACCAAATGGGAAAATCTATGAAGTCGCCAATCTGATCGGCTACAAGGATCAGCGCTATTTCAGCATGATCTTTAAAAAACTGGTGGGAGTCACTCCAAAAGAATTTCGTGAAAGACTGGAATAAGTCCTACGACAGTTCCAATTGATTCTGCAGTAAGGCTGCGTTTCTCCCCCGCCAAGGGCGGGGGAGAAACATATTTTGTCTCGCAAATTGAAATGGAATTACTGTAAATCATTTTGAAAGGCATGATAACCGATGATAAAGAACATTGTATTTGATATGGGAAACGTTCTGCTGGCCTATACTCCGGAGGAATACATCAAGACGATCACACAGGATGAGGCCGCGGCGGCCGCCGTGCTGAAAGAACTGTTTCAATCCGGGGAATGGCGGCAGCTGGACGCCGGCACCATTACGGAGGAGGCCGCGGTCGCCCGGGTTTGCGCGAGAATTCCTCAATATACCGCGGAAGTGAAAAAAGCAATGGACAACTGGCACTCCGACTTGACGCCCATGCCGGGCATGCCTGAAA
Proteins encoded in this region:
- a CDS encoding response regulator transcription factor translates to MIKVVVVEDEVLVKKGLILTTDWQKYGCEVVGEASNGMEGVREIARIRPDIVITDVRMPGLDGISMIEQIKAGGIKPEFVIISGYSEFEYARQAVKLGVRDFLIKPIDDDDLDAALKSTCEAVHDKQRIHKIQDKMNDISDSRVMLFKEYLLDEKKDNDYVALAVKHISANYQKDISVKSVADSLFISESYLSRLFKNTVGQTFGDYLTYYRIKKACELLKKPNGKIYEVANLIGYKDQRYFSMIFKKLVGVTPKEFRERLE